The DNA segment CGCCAGAGGCGGATCCGACCCTGTCGGACAATGGTTAAAGGATAAAAAGAAGTCCCTGGATCTCTCCATTCGGCGCCTTGCTTTCCAGGTACGAACGAATATTTTGCTGGAGAATATCAGTATCACTCTTAAAACAATGAAAATTCAATTTAAACAAAGTATTCTCGATACTTACCTAAATGCAAGACTTCAGTAACAATATTTTTACTATTAAAAATATATTGTGGTTCTCAATTTAATTCTTCATACAGCTTCTACTATAATGACATAAATATTTTTTAAAGCTCCCTTAATGTGGCTTAGAATATTTTTTTATGGTTTTTTCTCATAAGGCTTCTTCTCTACTCTTCTTTCTTTTCCTTCATTCCCACTCCACCATACTGCATCATTGTGGAGCCATCCGGCTATAAGAAAGTTTATACTTTTCGGAATCAAATTTGGCATTTGGATCGGAAACCGTAAATATTCATCGCTTGTGAAAATACGACTATTGCCAACGGTTCCTTGTTGAAAATAGGAAAATTCACGACCATGGCCATGAATATTTACTTCCTGGAATGACTAATTGTAAACCATCGTCAATTGCCTCATTTTTGATATTCAATTTTTAGATTTTCATATATCCTAACTTCGGTGATCATATATTTCTCTACAATTACGCAACCATTCTCTATTGGGGCTTGTTCATAGGCTGGAATAACCTATTTCCCCTTTATTAATTTCTTTTTCTCCAGATTCACTTTAAATACTTTCCCTTTTCTTATTATATAATTTTTAAAGCTCTCTGCTATGAAGAATTAAAACCCTTTGAGCATTAACCCTTTGTTAATATTTAGATATTAATGACAATTTACAAAAATACTGTAAGTTCATCTAAAGGATAATTTTCTAACTTTTCTATAATTTTGCCAATAATTTTGACATCTTCTTCAGAGATTAACAGTTTTGAATTTTTATAATATTTATTATATACTTCTTCCCAACTTGCAGGATTTTCAGGCTCTCCTTTTGCCAATTCAACTTCGGCACTCCATTCTCTTCCTATATTATCTTTGATATGGACTTTAGCCCCCCTTTTTTGAGGATATAGCTCTTCCCATTTTCCCCCTATATTTAATTCAACTTTTCCGGAAAGCTTTTGGATATTTTCATCCCGTACATTTTCTTCCGTATATTTATCTGCACCAGCATCCCCTTTAATAATTGCTAAAGCTACTGAAAAAGGAATACTAAAGCGAGCAGCTGAAGTTGTTGTTACATGAGTAATACCAGCGAGTCTAATTGCCACTGGATATGTTTCAACAGAAATTTTATTTATTTCTAAAGGATCTATCTTCGAGTCTTTCATTATTTCAAGAACGGCATCAATAGGCGCATGTGCGTGACGACAAGCTGCATAGAATTTGATATAAGTGTTAATAATTTCGAACTTTTTCCCTAAATTTTTGATTAATATCTCTGTTTTTACCTCATCAGTTACTGCTTTTAAAAAACCGTCTTCTCCTTCAAATATTCTCAATGGCCCTCTCATTCCTTTTCGCGAAAGAATACATGAGAGGAGACCCGCCTGTGCTGCTCGTCCAGGGCTAATTGGTTTAACTTTAGCACCTTCCTCATCATGATTTACCTGTAAAAGACCCGCGCCTTGAAGACCCGCTAACCCTAATGCACCTATTGTTTCTTCATAATTTAACTTCATAATGTTTGCAGCTGTTGCGGCAGCAGCAAAAGGACCAATAATTCCCGTAGTGTGAAAACCTCTATTAAGGCTTGATGGATTGATGGCCCAGCCTAAATGGATCATAATTTCATACCCCACCACTATTCCTGTGATCATCTCTTTAGTGGTTGCCTCAGACAATTCGGTCGCAGCTAGTGCTGTTGGAATGACTACCGCGCCAGGATGAAGAGCAGCAAAACGATGTCCATCGTCCATGTCGATAGAATGGGCACAAACTGCATTAACTAAAGCAGCATTAATTGCAGGGTATTTCTTCTTTGCCTGTATAATCGTTGCTTCTGGTTCTCCCCCAAGATTTTGTAAATAATTTGATAAAATTTTGGGGAATTCCATTAACTTGTAACCTGCTAAAGAGACCCCTATTAAATCTAATACCAACTTTTTTGTATGAGTCACCACATCATATCCTAGTTGTTCATAATGAGTCTTGACAATAAAATCAGCATAGGTTTCAGATAGAGTTTCCATCTGTGTCTCACCTAACTAATCTCTCTTTGCTTCTTTCTCCGAAATCTTTTTAGCAATAGAAATTAAATTCATTGCTCTTCTGTAAGACCCATAGTCTATCATTCTTCCACCGATCGTTGTTGCTCCTAACCCCTTCTTTCTTGACTCTTCGTAGACTTCGATCACTTTCTTTGCAAACTCAACCTCTTCTTTTGTAGGCGTAAAGATCTGATTAACAGATTCCACATGACGGGGATGAACGAGTAATTTCCCATTAAACCCCATTAATTTCACCTTTCTTGTTTCTTTTTTAATCCCTTCTATATCAATCACTAACCCAAAAAAAGGTGAATCAATTGCATGCAATCCTGCTGCTCGGGCTGCCAAGGCGATACAAGCACGTGGATGAGCTGCCATTAAAAAAAATTCTTCTTGCGTAAGGTTAGTCACACCCATTCCTAAGCCAAGTTCCCTTGAGTAATCCCCAGCACCAAAGCTTAATCCTAAAACCCTAGAACTACTTGAAATAATCTCATAAACATTGGAAATTCCTTTGGGAGTCTCCAAAAGTGGAAGAATCGAAATAATATTAGGTGGCAATCCTTTACTCTTTTCTTCCTTCCTGAGATGTTCGTCCAATCGTATAATATCTTCCTTCGATTCTGTTTTGGGCAACATAATGCCATCTAATCCTTCCGACACAACATAAAAAAGATCCTCCTCTGTCAAACCAGTCTCAAATGAATTGACCCTAACAAATACATCAATTCCTCTCTCTTTCAACATGGGGATAGCATCTCTTGCAAAAATCCTGCCCGTTTCCTTTTCCTCAAATGGGCATGCATCTTCTAGATCTAAAATGATAGCGTCTTCACCCTCAGCAGTTGCAGTGGTAATCATTCGCCAGCTATTCGCTGGCACAAAAAGTAGGCTTCTTAATACCCTATCCAAAGATTTCCTCCTTTTCTTATTTATGATTTTAAGTCACCAAATATTCTTTTTAGGGCAGGACCTATTTCTTCAGGTCTCTCTACAACATGGCAACAGACTTCTCTCAGTGCCTTTATTTTCCCCTCAGCAGAGCCTCTCCCGCCCTCTACTATAGCACTAGCATGGGAAAACCGTAATCCCTGTGGGAGTCCTTTCCCAGCTATGTAAGCTACTAAGGGTTTTTTGTATCTCCCTTCCCTAATAATTTCGGCCGCTTCTTCTTCCATCACTGTACCTATCTCGCCAAAATATACTACACCATCTGTTTCTTCGTCAGATTGAAAAAGAGGAAGAACTTCGGCAAAAGTTGTTCCTAATATAGGCTCTGAACCAAGATGTATAGCAGTACTTATCCCGAATCCGACCTGGCATACTACCCAACTTAGAGTTGTTGTTTGTCCACCACTTCTTGATACTACCCCAATTCTACCGGGTCTAAAAGCGATTTTTGGTAGATCTGAGGAACCCATGAATCCACCCAACCCTCCTAAAGAAGCTTTTCCGGGACTTACAACTCCTGCGGATCCAGGCCCGATTAACCGAATACCCAACTCTTGGGCATAAGCAATTATTTCTAATGTATCATGAAGAGGTACTCTCTCCACTCGCATAAGGACTGTTTTAATCCCTTCGTTAAATACTTCTATTACCGCTGACTTAGCTTCTGGACCAGGCACTACAACAACCGATGCATCCACTTCACCAACTTCTTGAATGGCCTCTTTTACACTATTAAATACAGGAACTCCCCAAACTGAACTCCCCCCACGCCCAGGGGTAACTCCGGCAACAACTTTTGAACCCACCTCGATCATACGCCTCGCTACATTTTGGCCAAATCTCCCCGTAATTCCTTGAATAAGCATCTTCGTTGTTTCATCCACTATAATAGCCATTTCTATTCCCCCACGACATCTCTTCTATATTCTTCAAGCCCTTCTAAGGGAATCTCTATTCGAATGCAATTTGTCCCATGGAACCAACAATGATATTCACAGGCTAGACATTCATTATCAAGACGTTTAATTTCTTCAGGATCAACAATGGTCAAAACAGGTTTATTTCCTTCAATCTTCAAAATATTTCTACCATATAATCTGCAAGCTTTAACGCACGCAAATCCACAAGAAGGTTTTGAATCATTTTTTGTTGCGGGTTCACAATGTTTGTAATCAATAGAAATCTTCGTTTTCCTTGTTTCAAATTCTAATCTGTCCTCTGCCATAATTTTCTATTCCTTTTTTCCATATTTCTCGGTTTGATATTGTTTGATTAAACATTCAACCCGATCTGCAATGAAATTAGTGTTATAAATATATTCTTTCCCATAAAGTTCCCACGTAAGATGGGTATCTCTTAACCCATTTTTAATAATTTCGTGAGCCTCATTCTCCTTATTCCCAGCTAATAAAATCACCACCGGAAACCCCGGTTTTTTCTTTGCTTCCTCTCTTAAAGCCTTCACAATAGCATGTGCGTGATGCCATTGCTCTTGATTCGCAAGACAAGCTCCCATAAGGACATACCCATCAATAGGCTGTGAAAAAATACTCTTGATTACAAGATAAACTTTACTCGCTGTTGGGTCTCCACTTGTATCCGCATAATTGGCAATTTTAAATCCCCTTTCAACAAAAGCACTTGCACCTAACATCGCTCCCCCACCACCAATCCCGTGAAACCCTATCCACCCTTTACCCTCTAACTTCGGAAACATTTGGGTGAAATAACCTGTCCCTCGATAATCACCCTCCTCAATACCCCATGCGATCTCTTCCAACCTCGTAGGAGGCCTATCCATATCTCTCGGGACTTTAATTCCAAACTCTGGATGTCGAAATACAGAATTGTCATCAATTGTAAAACGACAATCTCCAGCAATAACTTTTTTATCGCGTGTTATGATTAATGGGTTAATTTCTGCAACTCTTGAATCAGTATCCTTAAAGGCTTTATAAAAATTGCAAATTATATCAAAAAGATTTAATTTTAAATCAGAAGAAAGCTCTTTCTCC comes from the Methanomassiliicoccales archaeon genome and includes:
- a CDS encoding MmgE/PrpD family protein; this encodes METLSETYADFIVKTHYEQLGYDVVTHTKKLVLDLIGVSLAGYKLMEFPKILSNYLQNLGGEPEATIIQAKKKYPAINAALVNAVCAHSIDMDDGHRFAALHPGAVVIPTALAATELSEATTKEMITGIVVGYEIMIHLGWAINPSSLNRGFHTTGIIGPFAAAATAANIMKLNYEETIGALGLAGLQGAGLLQVNHDEEGAKVKPISPGRAAQAGLLSCILSRKGMRGPLRIFEGEDGFLKAVTDEVKTEILIKNLGKKFEIINTYIKFYAACRHAHAPIDAVLEIMKDSKIDPLEINKISVETYPVAIRLAGITHVTTTSAARFSIPFSVALAIIKGDAGADKYTEENVRDENIQKLSGKVELNIGGKWEELYPQKRGAKVHIKDNIGREWSAEVELAKGEPENPASWEEVYNKYYKNSKLLISEEDVKIIGKIIEKLENYPLDELTVFL
- a CDS encoding CoA-binding protein translates to MAIIVDETTKMLIQGITGRFGQNVARRMIEVGSKVVAGVTPGRGGSSVWGVPVFNSVKEAIQEVGEVDASVVVVPGPEAKSAVIEVFNEGIKTVLMRVERVPLHDTLEIIAYAQELGIRLIGPGSAGVVSPGKASLGGLGGFMGSSDLPKIAFRPGRIGVVSRSGGQTTTLSWVVCQVGFGISTAIHLGSEPILGTTFAEVLPLFQSDEETDGVVYFGEIGTVMEEEAAEIIREGRYKKPLVAYIAGKGLPQGLRFSHASAIVEGGRGSAEGKIKALREVCCHVVERPEEIGPALKRIFGDLKS
- a CDS encoding ATP-grasp domain-containing protein — protein: MPSEYFQKEEERYIEMARIYEYQGKEIFKKIGIPVPQGRCANTPEEAKQIASEIGKSVVVKAQVWTTGRFKAGGIKFANTLQEVETFTKEMLGSSIKGLSVEKVLVEERLDIEKELYIGIIVSNSYKIKGPVLIFSIEGGVRIEEVAARSPEKVASLNINYLKGISKNEVEVLFSRLSWEKELSSDLKLNLFDIICNFYKAFKDTDSRVAEINPLIITRDKKVIAGDCRFTIDDNSVFRHPEFGIKVPRDMDRPPTRLEEIAWGIEEGDYRGTGYFTQMFPKLEGKGWIGFHGIGGGGAMLGASAFVERGFKIANYADTSGDPTASKVYLVIKSIFSQPIDGYVLMGACLANQEQWHHAHAIVKALREEAKKKPGFPVVILLAGNKENEAHEIIKNGLRDTHLTWELYGKEYIYNTNFIADRVECLIKQYQTEKYGKKE
- a CDS encoding CoA ester lyase — encoded protein: MDRVLRSLLFVPANSWRMITTATAEGEDAIILDLEDACPFEEKETGRIFARDAIPMLKERGIDVFVRVNSFETGLTEEDLFYVVSEGLDGIMLPKTESKEDIIRLDEHLRKEEKSKGLPPNIISILPLLETPKGISNVYEIISSSSRVLGLSFGAGDYSRELGLGMGVTNLTQEEFFLMAAHPRACIALAARAAGLHAIDSPFFGLVIDIEGIKKETRKVKLMGFNGKLLVHPRHVESVNQIFTPTKEEVEFAKKVIEVYEESRKKGLGATTIGGRMIDYGSYRRAMNLISIAKKISEKEAKRD